One genomic region from Colletotrichum lupini chromosome 7, complete sequence encodes:
- a CDS encoding glycosyl hydrolase family 7, translating to MHPLPTIILALATVAAAQKVGNLVQEQHPKLSWQNCSKSPNGTNFCSTIDAEVVLDAEWRWIRNANSISNCYTGNQWDLAQCNTTASCTLTCALEGADAQSYRDGYGITTGGNSLSQKFVTQYAFSSNVNSRIFLLEPGGTDRYQTFVLMESELAFDVELSSVECAINSALYFVAMEPDGGMARYPTNEAGAKYGTGYCDASCPRSNRFVGGKANVEGWVPSETDQVRGTGNNGACCAEFDVWNSNAHSYSMISKPCVDTGYKVCQTTDCDAANTGGSGQVLCDKFGCDYNPYRLGDKEFYGKFKTVDTSRKFTVVTQFSEDNVKQFFIQDGKRIETPATSYSGFPNASGLSPDYCKALPTNFQDPEYFAQVGGYSRHNEALRRPMVLTMSISNDVSPSPVTRALALLEGELILSTSTGPITFGSILRSRRIVRVF from the exons ATGCATCCTCTACCCACCATCATCCTCGCCCTCGCAACCGTGGCGGCTGCTCAGAAAGTAGGCAACCTAGTCCAAGAACAACACCCAAAACTCTCCTGGCAAAACTGCAGCAAATCCCCCAACGGAACCAATTTCTGCTCCACCATCGATGCAGAAGTCGTTCTCGACGCAGAATGGCGCTGGATCCGCAACGCAAACAGCATCAGCAACTGCTACACCGGCAACCAATGGGACCTCGCGCAGTGCAACACGACCGCCTCCTGCACATTAACCTGCGCCCTCGAGGGAGCAGACGCGCAGAGCTATAGAGACGGGTACGGCATCACCACTGGGGGCAACAGCCTGTCGCAAAAGTTTGTGACGCAATATGCCTTTTCTTCCAACGTCAACTCGCGCATCTTTCTGTTGGAGCCGGGTGGGACGGATCGGTACCAGACTTTTGTGCTGATGGAGAGTGAACTCGCTTTTGATGTTGAGTTGTCGTCTGTTGAGTGTGCTATCAACAGTGCGTTGTACTTTGTGGCTATGGAGCCTGATGGTGGCATGGCGAGGTATCCTACTAATGAGGCGGGGGCGAAGTACGGGACTGGATATTGTGATGCGAGTTGTCCGAGGAGTAATCGGTTCGTCGGGGGAAAG GCAAACGTCGAGGGTTGGGTGCCCTCAGAGACAGACCAGGTCCGTGGAACAGGGAATAACGGCGCTTGCTGTGCTGAATTTGACGTCTG GAACTCCAATGCTCACTCATACTCCATGATCTCGAAACCTTGCGTCGACACTGGCTATAAAGTCTGCCAAACTACGGACTGTGATGCTGCCAACACAGGGGGTTCGGGCCAAGTTCTATGTGACAAGTTCGGTTGCGACTACAACCCATACAGACTTGGCGACAAGGAGTTCTATGGCAAGTTCAAGACCGTGGATACAAGTAGGAAATTCAC GGTAGTGACACAGTTCTCCGAGGACAACGTCAAGCAATTCTTCATCCAAGATGGAAAGAGGATCGAAACACCCGCGACATCTTATTCCGGATTCCCAAACGCCAGCGGCCTGAGTCCTGACTACTGCAAAGCTCTGCCCACGAACTTTCAAGATCCCGAGTATTTCGCTCAAGTCGGCGGCTACTCGCGTCACAATGAGGCCCTACGACGCCCCATGGTTCTGACAATGTCCATCTCGAATGATGTGAGTCCATCACCAGTCACAAGAGCCCTCGCCCTTCTTGAAGGGGAGCTGATTTTGTCAACTAGCACTGGGCCAATAACCTTTGGCTCGATTCTACGTTCCCGCCGGATCGTGCGGGTCTTCTAG
- a CDS encoding myo-inositol 2-dehydrogenase produces MEPLRIAVAGLGRMGRRHVQNLIYRVPRASVVAVCSTEAHELEWARSFEEYKEFNVTVYGSYEEMISHPGLQAVWISTSTDVHASQTLAAIKKGLHVLCEKPLSTKMDEIAACVDAAKARPDLKVMAGFSRRFDASYRDAATKIFDNKAIGSPFIVRSNTCDLLDNTGFFVRYAPRNGGIFVDCAIHDIDLSLWYLSDPIPKSCWATGTLQHHPELAQMNDVDNGVGVVEFWGGKIAYFYCSRTQAHGHDVCTEITGTEGKVSVNVVPRANNVVVADKLGIRNEVQPEYWQRFEDAFALEANEFTESVLRNKPVPLPLEKGVKVMEIGRALQDALLTGEVQRFNEKGERI; encoded by the exons ATGGAACCTCTCAGAATCGCAGTGGCAGGATTAGGACGAATG GGTCGTCGCCATGTTCAGAACCTCATCTACCGCGTCCCGAGAGCCTCTGTAGTGGCAGTTTGTAGTACCGAAGCCCACGAGCTGGAGTGGGCGCGCTCCTTTGAGGAATACAAGGAGTTCAACGTCACAGTGTACGGCTCGTATGAGGAGATGATCTCCCACCCGGGGCTTCAAGCTGTGTGGATCTCCACCAGCACCGATGTCCACGCAAGCCAAACATTAGCAGCTATTAAGAAGGGTCTCCACGTGCTGTGTGAGAAGCCCTTGAGTACGAAGATGGATGAG ATCGCAGCCTGCGTCGACGCCGCCAAAGCCCGTCCAGACCTCAAAGTCATGGCCGGCTTCTCCCGCCGCTTCGACGCCTCCTACCGCGACGCCGCCACCAAGATCTTCGACAACAAGGCCATCGGCAGCCCCTTCATCGTTCGCTCCAACACGTGCGACCTCCTCGACAACACCGGCTTCTTCGTGCGCTACGCCCCGCGCAACGGCGGCATCTTTGTCGACTGCGCCATCCACGACATTGACCTCTCACTGTGGTACCTCTCTGACCCGATTCCAAAGTCGTGCTGGGCGACGGGCACGCTGCAGCACCACCCGGAGCTCGCGCAGATGAACGACGTCGATAACGGCGTCGGCGTCGTTGAGTTTTGGGGCGGCAAGATTGCCTACTTTTACTGCTCGCGCACGCAGGCCCACGGTCACGACGTTTGTACCGAGATCACGGGCACTGAGGGGAAAGTCTCGGTGAATGTTGTCCCGAGGGCCAATAATGTCGTTGTCGCGGATAAGCTTGGTATCCGGAATGAGGTGCAGCCTGAGTACTGGCAGCGCTTTGAAGACGCTTTTGCGCTGGAGGCGAATGAGTTCACTGAGTCGGTTCTCAGGAACAAGCCAGTTCCGCTGCCTCTTGAGAAGGGTGTCAAGGTTATGGAGATTGGCCGCGCTTTGCAGGACGCTCTTCTCACAGGAGAGGTTCAGAGGTTTAATGAAAAGGGAGAGCGTATCTAG
- a CDS encoding hexose carrier protein produces MANSSDSLKKAKSLDNPEHVEDFIDNVEINLNPAEDVSYGRSGFRGLADSPYVGGAALLASLGGFSFGYDQGVISIINVMKQFHDVFPQAATPFGKGFMTGMLEFGAFLGCLFMPTLADKISRKRALAAVVVIFNIGAIMQTAAPNYGVLVTGRTIGGIGVGTLAMGSPIYISEIAPPNLRGTLLVLESVSIVLGVVVSFFITYGTRHMTGEIAFRLPLGLQMVCATGLGIGILFYPYSPRWLALVNRPQEALDSLVRLRRLPADDHRVQTEHRGIISEVEVQKIMQEKYHPGKRGLRLELAGWLDLFSPRLWRRTAVAVGVAVFQQLSGINAFIYYAPTLFQSLGQSEEMALVMSGVFNVLQLVAVCVCFFVIDKVGRRPLAIFGGLGGGTSWGIMAILTGVYSKNWSANTAAGWAAVAMAFLFVLLYGVSYSPLGWALPAEVYPNSHRSKGVALATATVWLFNFIVGVATPPMMDKLGFGTYVFFGAWCFLSSVWAFFLVPETKGRTLEQMDEVFKDTSAQEEKDIIRQQILAQRAQPQGGAGVEGAKYSV; encoded by the exons ATGGCGAACAGCTCAGACTCCCTGAAAAAGGCCAAAAGCCTCGACAACCCCGAACACGTTGAGGACTTCATCGACAATGTCGAAATCAACCTCAACCCCGCCGAGGACGTATCCTACGGCCGCAGTGGCTTCCGTGGCCTCGCCGATTCTCCGTACGTTGGCGGTGCCGCCCTCCTGGCGTCTCTGGGTGGCTTCTCCTTTGGCTACGATCAGGGTGTTATCTCCATCATCAACGTCATGAAGCAGTTCCACGACGTGTTCCCACAAGCCGCAACACCCTTTGGCAAGGGATTCATGACGGGCATGCTCGAGTTTGGTGCGTTCCTCGGGTGTTTGTTCATGCCTACGCTGGCCGACAAAATTTCCCGTAAGAGGGCGCTAGCGGCCGTTGTGGTCATCTTCAACATTGGTGCTATCATGCAGACCGCTGCGCCGAATTATGGAGTTTTGGTCACTGGCCGGACTATCGGTGGCATTGGCGTCGGAACACTTGCAATG GGTTCTCCAATCTACATTTCCGAAATTGCACCACCTAACCTCCGAGGAACTCTTCTCGTGCTCGAATCTGTCTCCATCGTCCTCGGGGTCGTCGTCTCCTTCTTCATTACCTACGGAACCCGTCACATGACCGGTGAGATCGCCTTCCGTCTCCCTCTCGGTCTCCAGATGGTCTGCGCGACCGGCCTCGGCATCGGCATCCTCTTCTACCCCTATTCTCCTCGTTGGCTTGCCCTCGTCAACAGGCCCCAGGAAGCTCTCGACTCCCTCGTCCGCCTCCGCCGACTGCCCGCCGACGACCACCGCGTTCAGACTGAGCACCGTGGCATCATCAGTGAGGTCGAAGTGCAGAAGATCATGCAGGAGAAGTACCACCCCGGAAAACGTGGCCTGAGACTCGAACTCGCTGGTTGGCTGGACCTCTTCTCCCCGCGTCTCTGGCGTCGTACGGCGGTCGCCGTCGGCGTGGCCGTATTCCAACAATTAAGCGGAATAAACGCGTTTATTTACTACGCCCCGACCTTGTTCCAGTCCCTCGGACAGTCGGAGGAGATGGCGCTCGTCATGTCCGGTGTATTCAACGTCCTACAGCTCGTCGCCGTGTGCGTGTGCTTCTTCGTTATCGACAAAGTGGGACGCAGACCGCTGGCAATCTTCGGTGGTCTGGGCGGTGGCACCTCATGGGGCATCATGGCAATCCTCACAGGTGTATATTCCAAGAACTGGAGCGCCAATACCGCTGCGGGCTGGGCCGCCGTCGCTATGGCCTTCCTCTTCGTTCTCCTCTATGGAGTTTCCTACTCCCCCCTGGGCTGGGCCCTCCCGGCGGAAGTCTATCCCAACTCACACCGCTCCAAAGGTGTCGCCCTGGCTACCGCAACCGTGTGGCTTTTCAACTTCATCGTCGGCGTCGCGACCCCGCCCATGATGGACAAGCTCGGGTTCGGCACCTATGTCTTCTTCGGAGCCTGGTGCTTCCTCTCCTCCGTCTGGGCCTTCTTCCTCGTCCCGGAGACCAAGGGCAGGACGCTAGAGCAGATGGACGAGGTTTTCAAGGATACTTCTGCGCAGGAGGAGAAGGATATCATCAGGCAGCAGATTCTCGCTCAGCGTGCGCAACCGCAAGGCGGTGCTGGTGTGGAGGGAGCCAAGTACTCTGTTTGA
- a CDS encoding glycoside hydrolase family 93, producing the protein MKFLGAAVAGIASLLSYQAVASPVPTPVEARQATGTISNNVIFSPPSNAGWVDPRVLYARTIQLDSGDLIATWENYSPEPPIVYFPVYRSQDGGATWAEIGRVQDTVNGWGLRYQPFLYELPEAFAGYPAGTILLAGNSIPTDLSLTKIDVYVSTDGGANWEFLSSVASGGEALPNNGLTPVWEPHFLLHNGELIIYYADQRDTKYGQKLSHQTTTDLKTWSAIVDDVHDDNAYEARPGMPVIAKLPNDDFIFAYEVCGTDGCRVHYRLTADPLNILAAPSISLISTSGTRPVSSPYVVWSPVGGVNGTIVLSGGSQSNIFVNRALGDASAWVEYAVPQPNAYSRALAVLDDGSKLAIIGGGRLPPSSTNQVSISVVDLNALLGL; encoded by the exons ATGAAGTTCCTCGGAGCCGCCGTTGCTGGTATTGCCAGTCTGCTCTCCTACCAGGCTGTCGCGAGCCCCGTCCCAACCCCAGTCGAGGCCCGTCAAGCTACCGGAACCATCTCGAACAATGTCATCTTCTCCCCGCCGTCAAACGCTGGCTGGGTTGACCCCCGCGTCCTGTACGCTCGCACCATCCAGCTGGACTCGGGCGACCTGATCGCCACCTGGGAGAACTACTCCCCCGAGCCTCCCATCGTCTATTTCCCCGTCTACCGCTCTCAAGACGGCGGAGCCACCTGGGCTGAGATCGGCCGTGTTCAGGACACCGTCAATGGCTGGGGTCTGCGCTACCAGCCCTTCCTCTACGAGCTTCCGGAGGCGTTCGCTGGTTATCCCGCCGGCACTATCTTGCTCGCTGGTAACAGCATCCCGACGGATCTGAGCTTGACCAAGATCGATGTCTACGTCAGCACTGATGGCGGTGCCAACTGGGAGTTCCTCAGCAGTGTTGCCAGCGGAGGCGAGGCCCTGCCCAACAACGGCCTGACCCCCGTCTGGGAGCCTCACTTCTT GCTCCACAACGGCGAGCTCATCATCTACTACGCCGACCAGCGCGACACGAAGTACGGCCAGAAGCTGTCCCACCAGACCACCACCGACCTCAAGACCTGGAGCGCCATCGTCGACGATGTCCACGATGACAACGCCTACGAGGCACGCCCTGGCATGCCCGTCATCGCTAAGCTGCCCAACGACGACTTCATCTTCGCCTACGAGGTCTGCGGCACCGATGGCTGCCGCGTACACTACCGCCTCACGGCCGACCCGCTCAACATCCTCGCCGCCCCCAGCATCTCGCTTATCTCCACCTCCGGCACCCGCCCCGTTAGCTCCCCCTACGTTGTCTGGTCCCCTGTCGGTGGCGTCAACGGTACCATCGTGCTTAGCGGCGGCAGCCAATCGAACATCTTCGTCAACCGGGCTCTGGGTGATGCTAGCGCTTGGGTCGAGTATGCTGTTCCTCAACCCAATGCTTACTCTCGTGCTCTGGCGGTGCTTGATGATGGTAGCAAGTTGGCTATTATTGGCGGTGGAAGATTGCCTCCTAGCAGCACCAACCAGGTTAGCATTAGTGTTGTTGATCTCAATGCATTGCTTGGATTGTAG